In one Chloroflexota bacterium genomic region, the following are encoded:
- a CDS encoding Ldh family oxidoreductase: MANRSVAELRKVTESIFTAAGAPADLATEMADALVGANLAGHDSHGVIRIPAYLRMIEEGQLDPKARPEVIKETASTALVDGKWTFGHVAAKFGTNVAIRKAKEAGTAAVSVVRANHIGRLGQWASQAAAEDVIAMVVVGGGSGGSRGGRGSAAPFGGAEPAFSTNPISIGMPGGETPDMLIDFATTVVAEGKLQVARAKGVPVPPGSILDKDGNPTTNALDFYNGGMLLPFGGHKGYALAMFVEMLGGAFSPGDELNGEGRRGAAVIWAVDAFAFRSKESYEQNADFVLQRVKKIKPAPGFKQVLLPGDPERMSKEERERDGIPVADATWEQIVAGGKSVGVDVEALVKA, translated from the coding sequence ATGGCTAATCGCTCCGTGGCGGAACTCCGCAAGGTCACCGAGTCGATCTTCACGGCGGCAGGCGCTCCGGCCGACCTTGCCACCGAGATGGCGGATGCGCTGGTCGGGGCTAACCTCGCCGGCCACGACTCGCACGGCGTCATCCGGATCCCCGCCTACCTCCGCATGATCGAAGAGGGTCAGCTCGATCCGAAGGCGCGGCCCGAGGTCATCAAGGAGACGGCGTCGACGGCGCTGGTCGATGGGAAGTGGACGTTCGGGCACGTGGCCGCCAAGTTCGGCACCAACGTTGCCATCAGGAAGGCGAAGGAAGCCGGTACGGCGGCTGTCTCGGTAGTCCGGGCAAACCACATCGGCCGGCTGGGCCAGTGGGCCAGCCAGGCGGCCGCCGAGGACGTCATCGCGATGGTCGTGGTCGGCGGCGGCAGCGGCGGCTCGCGCGGTGGGCGCGGCTCGGCGGCCCCGTTCGGCGGCGCGGAGCCGGCCTTCTCCACGAACCCCATCTCCATCGGCATGCCCGGCGGCGAGACGCCCGATATGCTGATCGACTTCGCCACCACCGTCGTGGCCGAGGGCAAGCTCCAGGTGGCGCGGGCCAAGGGCGTACCGGTCCCGCCCGGCAGCATCCTCGACAAGGACGGCAACCCGACCACCAACGCGCTCGACTTCTACAACGGCGGCATGCTCCTGCCGTTCGGCGGCCATAAGGGGTACGCCCTGGCGATGTTCGTCGAGATGCTCGGCGGGGCGTTCTCGCCCGGCGACGAGCTAAACGGTGAGGGCCGGCGCGGTGCGGCGGTGATCTGGGCGGTGGACGCCTTCGCGTTCCGCAGCAAGGAGTCCTACGAGCAGAATGCCGACTTCGTGCTGCAGCGCGTGAAGAAGATCAAGCCGGCGCCGGGCTTCAAGCAGGTGCTCCTGCCGGGCGATCCGGAGCGGATGTCGAAGGAGGAGCGCGAGCGCGACGGCATCCCGGTGGCGGATGCGACCTGGGAGCAGATCGTCGCGGGCGGCAAGTCCGTCGGCGTGGACGTGGAAGCGCTCGTCAAGGCCTAA
- a CDS encoding sulfurtransferase, whose translation MATSTYAHPEVLVETDWVAEHLNDAGLQLVEADEDILLYEQGHIPGAVKLDWLVDVQNPLQRDFVDKAGFEAICSRWGIANDTLVVFYGDRNNWYAAYSFWLFRYYGHTKAVIMNGGRAKWVAEGRPLTREVPSPAATTYTARTPDDSIRAFRDDIQATIGNAATSLVDVRSPAEYSGEKLHMEGYEQEGAQRAGHVPGAKSIPWATAANADGTFKSADELKAIYEGKGVTADKPTIAYCRIGERSAHTWFVLTQLLGHSNVRNYDGSWTEWGSLVRAPIEKGA comes from the coding sequence ATGGCGACAAGCACCTATGCTCACCCAGAAGTGCTGGTTGAGACCGACTGGGTTGCCGAGCACTTGAACGACGCTGGCCTGCAGCTGGTGGAAGCCGACGAGGACATCCTGCTCTACGAGCAGGGCCACATCCCCGGGGCCGTCAAGCTCGACTGGCTCGTGGATGTCCAGAACCCGCTGCAGCGCGACTTCGTGGACAAGGCCGGCTTCGAGGCGATCTGCTCGCGCTGGGGCATCGCCAACGACACCCTGGTCGTCTTCTACGGCGACCGCAACAACTGGTACGCAGCCTACAGCTTCTGGCTGTTCCGCTACTACGGGCACACGAAGGCCGTCATCATGAACGGCGGGCGGGCCAAGTGGGTGGCCGAGGGCCGGCCGCTCACGCGCGAGGTTCCGTCGCCCGCCGCGACCACCTACACGGCCAGGACGCCGGACGACAGCATCCGCGCCTTCCGCGACGACATCCAGGCCACCATCGGCAACGCCGCGACCTCGCTGGTGGACGTACGCTCGCCGGCCGAGTACAGCGGCGAGAAGCTCCACATGGAAGGGTACGAGCAGGAGGGCGCCCAGCGGGCCGGCCACGTGCCGGGCGCGAAGAGTATCCCCTGGGCGACGGCCGCCAACGCCGACGGCACCTTCAAGTCAGCCGACGAGCTCAAGGCGATCTACGAGGGCAAGGGCGTGACGGCGGACAAGCCGACCATCGCCTACTGCCGCATCGGGGAGCGCTCGGCGCACACCTGGTTCGTGCTGACGCAACTGCTCGGCCACTCGAACGTCCGCAACTACGACGGCTCGTGGACGGAGTGGGGCAGCCTGGTGCGCGCGCCCATCGAAAAGGGTGCGTAG
- a CDS encoding SDR family oxidoreductase, with translation MRVLVTGAASGIGRATCLKVAKDAGVRGEAAQVAAVDLAASPGMESLLAELRELGAAPLPLYGDMGTADGPARVVGEAADRFGGLDGLVSNAGINRPGPLVSYSVEDWDRLFDVNVRATFLLAQAAHPTLKAAGGAMVIVGSMSGSNAHAGLGAYAPTKAAVIMLMRVLAQEFGRDGVRVNSVSPGMVRTGMTEAVYADAEVAAARDALVPLGRVARPDDIADAIAFLLSAQARYVNGHDLIVDGGVTGNYLGRLPGLSQVARA, from the coding sequence ATGCGCGTGCTGGTGACCGGGGCGGCGAGCGGGATCGGGCGGGCAACCTGCCTCAAGGTGGCGAAGGACGCCGGCGTGCGCGGTGAGGCCGCCCAGGTGGCCGCCGTCGATCTCGCGGCGTCGCCGGGGATGGAGAGCCTGCTCGCGGAGCTGCGCGAGCTGGGCGCGGCTCCGCTGCCGCTCTACGGCGACATGGGCACGGCAGACGGCCCGGCCCGGGTGGTCGGCGAGGCGGCAGACCGCTTCGGCGGGCTGGACGGGCTGGTCAGCAACGCTGGCATCAACCGGCCGGGGCCGCTCGTGAGCTACAGCGTCGAGGACTGGGACCGGCTGTTTGACGTGAACGTCCGCGCGACGTTCCTGCTGGCGCAGGCCGCCCACCCCACCCTCAAGGCCGCGGGCGGGGCGATGGTGATCGTCGGCTCGATGTCCGGGAGCAACGCCCACGCCGGCCTCGGCGCGTACGCCCCGACGAAGGCCGCCGTCATCATGCTGATGCGGGTGCTGGCCCAGGAGTTCGGGCGGGACGGCGTCCGGGTCAACTCGGTCTCGCCGGGGATGGTCCGCACGGGCATGACGGAGGCCGTCTACGCCGATGCCGAGGTCGCAGCCGCCCGAGACGCCCTGGTGCCGCTCGGACGGGTGGCCCGCCCCGACGACATCGCAGATGCCATCGCGTTCCTGCTGAGCGCCCAGGCCCGCTACGTGAACGGGCATGACCTGATCGTGGACGGCGGCGTGACGGGGAACTACCTGGGGCGGCTGCCAGGACTGTCGCAGGTAGCCCGGGCCTGA
- the crcB gene encoding fluoride efflux transporter CrcB — translation MRAFLPFLVISVGGILGANTRYLVTLYVAERFGTAFPYGTLIINVTGSLVIGFFLTLATERLNLDPLWRLFFATGFLGAYTTFSSYTYEAAQLIRDGAFGLALLYLFGSVLAGMIGVFLGIVAAEQL, via the coding sequence ATGCGTGCGTTCCTGCCGTTCCTGGTCATCTCTGTCGGCGGCATCCTTGGCGCGAACACCCGCTATCTTGTCACGCTCTACGTCGCCGAGCGGTTCGGGACGGCGTTCCCCTACGGCACGCTCATCATCAACGTGACCGGCAGCCTGGTGATCGGCTTCTTCCTGACGCTCGCCACCGAACGCCTGAACCTCGATCCGCTCTGGCGGCTGTTCTTCGCGACGGGGTTCCTGGGCGCGTACACCACCTTCTCGAGTTACACCTACGAGGCCGCCCAGTTGATCCGTGATGGCGCGTTCGGGCTGGCGTTGCTCTACCTGTTCGGCAGCGTGCTGGCCGGGATGATCGGGGTGTTCCTGGGGATCGTCGCCGCCGAGCAGCTCTGA
- a CDS encoding MFS transporter, with translation MTVQAPPAATPLLDAAPAAVTPTSASVSDFGKRFPGLAPLSSHAYRFLFVGTALTMTGNFMQMVAQGWLIYDLTDSPTWLGIVSFARGIPMLVLALFAGVLVDRFDRRRLLVTAQGLTALVAVVLAALIFTDAVQPWHVALAAFLGGSFFVIIIPCRQALVSATIERSQLGVAIGLMSTAQNSGRVLGPALAGVLIALIGAAMSFAVQALGFVLALACSTMLGPQPPRAGARSISPLQALLEGLRYVWDDSTVLALISIQAIPAFLIMPYNQLLPIFARDILHTGPDGLGTLMAANGIGSVLGAVIIVLLPFRRQGIFLFVSLASFGLLLPAFAASTWLPLSTLIMGLLGTAQAIYLASNTTLVQLAAPDELRGRVQSVFMMTFGLMSLGSLPQGFLADWFGAPAVVSGSGLLAFLVVIVYAIRNPAIRRL, from the coding sequence GTGACAGTTCAGGCCCCGCCGGCTGCGACTCCGCTCCTCGACGCCGCACCGGCCGCGGTCACACCGACGAGCGCCAGCGTCTCCGACTTCGGCAAGCGCTTCCCCGGCCTCGCCCCGCTCAGCTCGCACGCCTACCGTTTCCTGTTTGTCGGCACCGCGCTCACCATGACGGGCAACTTCATGCAGATGGTGGCGCAAGGCTGGCTGATCTACGACCTGACCGACTCGCCGACGTGGCTGGGCATCGTCTCGTTTGCGCGGGGCATCCCGATGTTGGTGCTGGCGCTGTTCGCGGGCGTCCTGGTGGACCGTTTTGACCGCCGCCGCCTGCTGGTCACGGCGCAGGGGCTGACCGCCCTGGTGGCGGTTGTCCTCGCGGCGCTGATCTTCACGGACGCCGTCCAGCCGTGGCACGTCGCGCTGGCGGCGTTCCTGGGCGGCTCCTTCTTCGTCATCATCATCCCGTGCCGGCAGGCGCTGGTCTCGGCCACCATCGAGCGGTCGCAGCTTGGCGTGGCCATCGGGCTGATGTCCACCGCCCAGAACTCGGGGCGCGTGCTCGGGCCGGCCCTGGCCGGCGTGCTGATCGCGCTGATCGGCGCGGCGATGTCGTTTGCGGTCCAGGCGCTCGGGTTTGTGCTGGCGCTGGCCTGCTCCACGATGCTCGGGCCGCAGCCGCCGAGGGCCGGCGCGCGGAGTATCTCGCCGCTCCAGGCCTTGCTCGAAGGGCTGCGCTACGTCTGGGACGATTCGACGGTCCTGGCGTTGATCTCGATCCAGGCGATCCCAGCCTTTCTGATCATGCCGTACAACCAGTTGTTGCCGATCTTCGCGCGGGACATCCTGCACACCGGGCCGGACGGCCTCGGCACGCTGATGGCGGCCAACGGCATCGGCTCGGTGCTGGGCGCGGTCATCATCGTGCTGCTGCCGTTCAGGCGGCAGGGGATCTTCCTGTTCGTCTCGCTGGCGAGCTTCGGGCTGCTGCTGCCGGCCTTCGCGGCCAGCACCTGGCTGCCGCTCTCGACGCTCATCATGGGGCTGCTCGGGACGGCCCAGGCGATCTACCTCGCCTCGAACACGACGCTGGTGCAACTGGCCGCCCCGGACGAGCTGCGTGGGCGGGTCCAGAGCGTCTTCATGATGACGTTCGGGCTGATGTCGCTCGGGTCGCTGCCGCAGGGCTTCCTGGCGGACTGGTTCGGTGCGCCGGCCGTCGTGTCGGGGTCCGGGCTGCTGGCGTTCCTGGTGGTGATCGTCTACGCGATCCGGAACCCGGCCATCCGCCGCCTGTAG
- a CDS encoding ABC transporter ATP-binding protein, protein MRGLAKSFAVDAPAPWRRLWPGGGPPPKHLPALDHVDLEIQRGEIFGVLGANGSGKSTLIRLIATLLLPDAGQVSVFGHDTVSDELAVKRLMNRVSVEAAFFKKLSPMENLLYAARLYDVPADEARRRIVEILTSLGIDGKRIAEPLEHMSRGMQQKVAIARALLTTPVLLLLDEPTTGLDPRSKREVQEFVLRMREQHDTTVLLTTHDMDEADRLCDRIALIADGRIVAQDTPAGLKRRYAPTGDASLEDVFMELTGRSLEDDAPEPMPSLAASP, encoded by the coding sequence ATCCGTGGCCTTGCCAAAAGCTTCGCCGTCGACGCCCCCGCGCCGTGGCGCAGACTCTGGCCCGGCGGCGGTCCGCCCCCAAAGCATCTGCCCGCGCTGGATCACGTTGACCTGGAGATCCAGCGCGGGGAGATCTTCGGCGTGCTCGGGGCGAACGGCTCCGGCAAGTCCACGCTGATCCGCCTCATCGCCACGCTGCTGCTGCCAGACGCCGGTCAGGTCAGCGTCTTCGGGCACGACACCGTCTCCGACGAGCTGGCCGTCAAGCGGCTGATGAACCGCGTCAGCGTCGAGGCCGCCTTCTTCAAGAAGCTCTCGCCGATGGAGAACCTGCTCTACGCCGCCCGCCTCTACGACGTCCCCGCCGACGAGGCGCGCCGCCGCATTGTCGAGATCCTCACCAGTCTCGGCATCGACGGGAAGCGTATCGCCGAGCCGCTGGAGCACATGTCCCGTGGGATGCAGCAGAAGGTCGCCATCGCGCGGGCGCTGCTGACCACGCCGGTGCTCCTGCTGCTCGACGAGCCGACGACCGGCCTCGATCCGCGCTCCAAGCGTGAGGTGCAGGAGTTCGTGCTGCGGATGCGCGAGCAGCACGACACCACCGTGCTGCTCACCACCCACGACATGGACGAGGCCGACCGCCTGTGTGACCGCATCGCCCTGATCGCCGACGGACGGATCGTCGCGCAGGACACGCCCGCCGGCTTGAAGCGCCGCTACGCCCCGACCGGCGACGCCAGCCTGGAGGACGTGTTCATGGAGCTGACCGGCCGCAGCCTGGAGGACGACGCCCCGGAGCCGATGCCCTCTCTCGCCGCCAGCCCGTAG
- a CDS encoding ABC transporter permease: MASAARELRVSYAFVERNLNLVKRYWGLEVAWFIYSVSHSLAMGFIGAGMAQVGGQPVDANQLVLYLLVGSLVWSYLAVVFDAIGEMIAWERWEGTIEYTFMAPVARSTHMIGSCLFAVGFGLIRTLLIMLVVVLFFQLDLSQANLPAGLAVLALASLSFIGMGITASTLPLLFPERGGQMVFIVQTCLLLFSGVYYPVDVMPGWMQTVAQFSPATYALVGIRASLIEGRGIAEQWATLLPLLVIGLVTIPVGVRIFTLAEHYARRTGRLKRSG, encoded by the coding sequence ATAGCAAGCGCGGCTCGCGAGCTGCGCGTCTCGTACGCCTTCGTCGAGCGCAACCTCAACCTCGTCAAGCGCTACTGGGGCCTGGAGGTCGCCTGGTTCATCTACTCCGTCAGCCACTCGCTGGCGATGGGGTTCATCGGGGCCGGCATGGCCCAGGTCGGCGGCCAGCCCGTCGACGCCAACCAGCTCGTGCTGTACCTGCTGGTCGGCTCGCTGGTCTGGAGCTACCTCGCCGTGGTGTTCGACGCCATCGGCGAGATGATCGCCTGGGAGCGCTGGGAGGGGACCATCGAGTACACGTTTATGGCCCCCGTCGCCCGCTCGACGCACATGATCGGAAGCTGCCTGTTCGCCGTCGGCTTCGGGCTGATCCGGACGCTGTTGATCATGCTCGTCGTCGTGCTGTTCTTCCAGCTCGATCTCTCCCAGGCGAACCTGCCGGCCGGCCTCGCCGTGCTGGCGCTCGCCAGCCTCAGCTTCATCGGCATGGGCATCACCGCCTCGACCTTGCCGCTGCTCTTCCCCGAGCGTGGCGGGCAGATGGTGTTCATCGTGCAGACCTGTCTGTTGCTCTTCTCAGGGGTGTACTACCCCGTGGATGTGATGCCCGGGTGGATGCAGACGGTGGCGCAGTTCTCGCCCGCCACCTATGCGCTGGTCGGCATCCGTGCCAGCCTGATCGAGGGACGGGGCATCGCGGAGCAGTGGGCGACGCTGCTGCCGCTGCTGGTCATCGGGCTGGTGACGATTCCGGTCGGCGTCAGGATCTTCACGCTGGCCGAGCACTACGCGCGGCGGACCGGTCGCCTGAAGCGGAGCGGGTAG
- a CDS encoding Ldh family oxidoreductase, with protein MPVVVNHEALRTLSRAIYEAAGTPADHAEIVTEHQVGANLKGHDSHGVVLMGTYVNRIDRGHIMPTAKPEVISETPTTIQVNGQWGFGPVISEWTMQRCIEKAHEMKVAMATVREQSHVGSLNDYPLMAARAGLIGILMCDSGQSPKSVAPFGGREARLGTNPICIAFPSDLPGPVFIDMATSAVAAGKLGVARARGLPIPLGWLLDKDGKPTTDPNAAQNGGVMLPLGGPEGHKGYGLSFAVETFAALLPGLGFGIDPQGRHNDGSFMLAIDPSAFMPLAEFKGQVEAFVKYLKETPPAEGFKEVLYPGEKEYYTVQQRLKDGIPIEDSTWKIISGMAERFGVTSLLPSGN; from the coding sequence ATGCCTGTCGTCGTCAACCACGAAGCGTTGCGGACCCTCTCACGCGCCATCTACGAAGCAGCCGGTACCCCCGCCGATCACGCCGAGATCGTCACCGAGCACCAGGTCGGCGCGAACCTCAAGGGCCATGATTCGCACGGCGTCGTCCTGATGGGGACATACGTCAACCGTATCGACCGTGGCCACATCATGCCGACCGCCAAGCCAGAGGTCATCAGCGAGACGCCCACCACCATCCAGGTCAACGGCCAGTGGGGTTTCGGGCCGGTCATCTCGGAGTGGACGATGCAGCGGTGCATCGAGAAAGCTCATGAGATGAAGGTCGCGATGGCGACCGTCCGCGAGCAGAGCCACGTCGGCAGCCTCAACGACTACCCGCTGATGGCGGCCCGGGCCGGCCTGATCGGCATCTTGATGTGCGACTCTGGCCAGAGTCCGAAGTCCGTCGCGCCGTTCGGGGGGCGCGAGGCGCGCCTCGGCACCAACCCGATCTGCATCGCCTTCCCGTCCGATCTGCCCGGCCCCGTCTTCATCGACATGGCGACCAGCGCCGTGGCCGCCGGCAAGCTCGGGGTGGCCCGGGCACGCGGCCTGCCGATCCCGCTCGGCTGGCTCCTCGACAAGGATGGCAAGCCGACCACCGATCCGAACGCGGCCCAGAACGGTGGCGTGATGCTGCCGCTCGGCGGCCCGGAAGGCCACAAGGGCTACGGCCTCTCGTTCGCCGTCGAGACGTTCGCGGCGCTGCTGCCCGGCCTTGGCTTCGGCATCGATCCGCAGGGCCGCCACAACGACGGCTCGTTCATGCTCGCCATCGACCCATCGGCGTTCATGCCGCTGGCCGAGTTCAAGGGACAGGTCGAAGCGTTCGTGAAGTACCTCAAGGAGACCCCGCCGGCCGAGGGCTTCAAGGAGGTGCTGTACCCTGGCGAGAAGGAGTACTACACCGTCCAGCAGCGGCTCAAGGACGGCATCCCGATCGAGGACAGCACCTGGAAGATCATCAGCGGGATGGCCGAGCGGTTCGGGGTGACCTCGCTGCTCCCGAGCGGCAACTAG
- a CDS encoding MmcQ/YjbR family DNA-binding protein — MNAIDRLREICLAFPEASERETWGHATFRIREKIFAMAGDDPGYWRVSCKARPGMQAALVASDPDRFFIPAYVGPKGWVGIALTDDVDWDHVADLIEESYRMTAPKRLLAQWDG, encoded by the coding sequence ATGAATGCCATCGACCGGCTGCGCGAGATCTGTCTGGCCTTCCCCGAGGCGTCCGAGCGCGAGACCTGGGGGCACGCCACGTTCCGCATTCGAGAGAAGATCTTCGCCATGGCCGGCGACGATCCTGGCTACTGGCGCGTCTCCTGTAAGGCGCGGCCTGGGATGCAGGCCGCGCTCGTCGCCTCCGATCCCGACCGCTTCTTCATCCCGGCCTACGTCGGGCCGAAGGGGTGGGTGGGGATCGCCCTCACCGACGATGTCGACTGGGACCACGTCGCCGACCTGATCGAGGAGAGCTACCGGATGACCGCCCCGAAGCGCCTGCTCGCGCAGTGGGACGGGTAG
- a CDS encoding acyl-CoA dehydrogenase family protein yields MTAVQSPENAVQSPAESLLAATRAILPVIRAGGDQGEQERNLPAHVARAMAEAGICRMLAPRAVGGLEIDPIAQLDVIEELAYAEPSAGWVAQVYSSNSHVAGFLAPEVGRTLFGSNPNTIMSGTLAAPSGRATVVDGGFRVTGRWQYGSGCIHADWLGFTVGVYVGTEPRLDRFSLPEQRIVIVPAAATVIHDTWHVGGLRGTGSHDVELQDVFVPDAWAFWWTDTPSHPGPLYHHRWWLLAHGAQRLGVARAAIDALYELAQVKTPTRSTVLIRDRGITQMQYAQAQALYQSAHAFLWDTTARLWSQASSGQPLGQKDMALARLANTNASVVAAQVADLMYSAAGGTAIQSTHPIDRLFRDAHAAAQHATASIPTYEQWGRVLIHDDPDSLPRAPGPPLL; encoded by the coding sequence ATGACTGCTGTGCAGTCGCCCGAGAATGCTGTGCAGTCGCCCGCCGAAAGCCTGCTTGCAGCGACGCGGGCAATCCTCCCAGTCATTCGTGCGGGCGGTGACCAGGGCGAGCAGGAGCGAAACCTGCCCGCGCACGTTGCCCGGGCGATGGCCGAGGCCGGCATCTGCCGAATGCTCGCGCCGAGGGCCGTTGGCGGCCTGGAGATCGACCCGATCGCGCAACTTGACGTGATCGAGGAGCTGGCCTACGCCGAGCCATCGGCCGGCTGGGTCGCGCAGGTCTACTCGTCCAACTCGCACGTGGCCGGCTTCCTGGCGCCCGAGGTCGGGCGGACCCTCTTCGGCTCGAATCCAAACACGATCATGTCGGGCACGCTGGCCGCGCCGTCCGGCCGCGCGACGGTCGTGGATGGGGGCTTCCGCGTCACCGGCCGCTGGCAGTACGGCAGCGGCTGCATCCACGCCGACTGGCTCGGGTTTACCGTCGGCGTCTACGTCGGGACCGAGCCGCGCCTCGACCGGTTCAGCCTGCCCGAGCAGCGTATCGTCATCGTGCCGGCCGCCGCCACCGTGATCCACGACACCTGGCACGTCGGTGGCCTGCGGGGCACCGGCAGCCACGACGTCGAGCTGCAAGACGTCTTCGTCCCGGACGCCTGGGCCTTCTGGTGGACGGACACCCCCAGCCACCCCGGGCCGCTCTACCACCATCGCTGGTGGCTGCTGGCGCACGGCGCGCAGCGGCTCGGCGTGGCCCGGGCCGCCATCGACGCCCTCTATGAGCTGGCCCAGGTCAAAACGCCGACCCGCTCCACCGTCCTGATCCGGGACCGCGGCATCACCCAGATGCAGTATGCCCAGGCCCAGGCGCTCTACCAGTCGGCGCACGCCTTCCTCTGGGACACCACCGCCCGGCTCTGGTCGCAGGCCAGCAGCGGCCAGCCGTTGGGCCAGAAGGACATGGCGCTCGCCCGCCTCGCCAACACCAACGCCTCGGTGGTGGCGGCCCAGGTGGCGGATCTGATGTACAGCGCGGCCGGTGGCACCGCCATCCAGTCCACGCACCCCATCGACCGTCTCTTCCGCGACGCTCACGCCGCCGCCCAGCACGCCACGGCTTCGATCCCCACCTACGAGCAGTGGGGCCGCGTCTTGATCCACGACGATCCCGACAGCCTGCCGCGCGCTCCGGGGCCGCCGCTGCTCTGA